In a single window of the Drosophila albomicans strain 15112-1751.03 chromosome 3, ASM965048v2, whole genome shotgun sequence genome:
- the LOC117566361 gene encoding uncharacterized protein LOC117566361, with translation MCYYCCCRQQFVVILVCLLYILLVLIFFINVFLADRNMMRANGNPMMAGGPSGGVGGMPGMHPGHHNPYDMHGYHHYNNYHPQMDPKQQQQQPTRKTPNQQQAEQDIYYYFNHVFRRR, from the coding sequence ATGTgctactactgctgctgccgccagcAGTTTGTGGTCATACTGGTCTGCCTGCTCTATATCCTGCTCGTTCTCATCTTTTTCATCAACGTTTTTCTCGCCGATCGCAACATGATGCGTGCCAATGGCAATCCCATGATGGCTGGCGGTCCATCCGGAGGTGTCGGTGGCATGCCGGGCATGCATCCGGGACACCATAATCCGTACGATATGCACGGCTATCATCACTACAACAACTATCATCCGCAAATGGATcccaagcaacagcagcagcagccaacacgCAAGACACCCAATCAACAGCAGGCAGAACAGGATATTTACTACTATTTCAATCATGTATTCAGGCGGCGATGA
- the LOC117566359 gene encoding LIM and SH3 domain protein Lasp isoform X2 — MNKTCARCQKVVYPIEELKCLDKTWHKTCFKCTECGMALNMKTYKGYNKMPYCEAHIPKAKATAIADTPELKRIAENTKIQSNVKYHADFEKAKGKFTQVADDPETLRIKQNTKHISNVAYHGDLEKKAAMEKQRGSAEVSDSSTSPIPPATLQQQQQQQQHLQLQQQQQQYQQQQQQQHQHYVQQQQQTLPPPPIQHQQYNTAAITPTYQHQHHQQQQQQQQQQHRQQQQPQQQLQHDPYAHYQQPQALRQQQLLQQQQQQQHAIKQASSHLYPTATSQPQQQQQPPQQQQQPQAVNNYNQLRSAILHNSHHPSGNAVEQYDLQQQQQQLLQQQQQQPAAAIQQQHSHNSLLNNNASNGSIHSNNNNGGHAAHPASLSYPQQTRSQASVHSNNSHPSKHQLQQQQQQPSTGNLQQLYVASNYSTVTPSENALGNKLQASNGHLPVVVMNAQQQQQQQQSSNNIGKIADYDPLTDGPRNVPNAGRSSTTLVYSSDQRGSGGIGNSVYPKRIGSISDIDPANGIYGSLSSAEQAQAQKQHQLYQQMQMMQQQEQQQQQVRQQPSYEALQDKQSRQSTALRVYRAIYDYEAQDVDEVSFREGDVIFEVESIDSGWMTGRVERTGKTGMLPANYVEQAVI, encoded by the exons ACATGGCACAAAACGTGTTTCAAATGCACAGAATGCGGAATGGCGCTCAATATGAAAACCTACAAGGGCTACAATAAAATGCCATACTGTGAGGC GCACATACCCAAGGCcaaggcaacagcaattgcagaTACGCCCGAGCTGAAGCGCATAGCTGAAAATACGAAAATCCAATCGAATGTGAAATACCATGCGGATTTCGAGAAGGCCAAAGGCAAATTTACACAG GTGGCTGACGACCCGGAAACGTTGCGCATCAAGCAAAACACGAAGCACATATCGAATGTGGCATATCACGGCGATCTGGAGAAGAAGGCCGCCATGGAGAAGCAGCGTGGCTCTGCCGAGGTCTCCGACAGCAGCA CCTCGCCAATACCGCCAGCAacactgcaacagcagcagcagcaacaacagcatcttcagctacagcaacaacagcagcagtaccaacaacaacaacagcaacaacaccaacactatgtgcaacagcagcaacagacgctgccaccgccacccATACAACACCAGCAATACAACACGGCGGCCATAACGCCCACAtatcaacaccaacaccaccaacaacaacaacagcagcaacaacaacaacacaggcaacagcagcaaccacaacaacagttgcagcacGATCCTTATGCACACTATCAGCAACCACAGGCGTtgcgtcagcagcagctgctgcaacaacaacaacagcagcaacatgccaTTAAACAAGCCTCCTCACATCTGTATCCCACAGCAACAtcgcagccacaacagcagcagcagcccccacagcagcagcaacagccgcagGCGGTTAACAACTACAATCAGCTGCGTTCGGCAATTTTGCACAATTCGCATCATCCCAGTGGCAATGCTGTTGAGCAGTACGatttgcaacagcagcaacagcaactgctgcagcagcagcaacagcaaccagcagcagcaatacagcaacaacactcgCACAACAGCTTATTGAACAACAACGCTAGCAACGGCAGCattcacagcaacaacaacaatggcggACACGCCGCACATCCGGCCAGCCTGAGCTATCCACAGCAGACACGCTCCCAAGCCAGCgtgcacagcaacaactcgcATCCCAGCAagcatcagctgcagcagcagcaacaacaaccaagcaCTGGCAATCTGCAACAGTTGTATGTGGCATCAAATTACAGTACGGTGACGCCATCGGAGAATGCGCTGGGCAACAAGTTGCAGGCGAGCAACGGACATCTGCCCGTGGTTGTGATGaacgcacagcagcaacaacagcagcagcagagcagcaacaacattggcaAAATTGCCGACTACGATCCGCTGACGGATGGGCCACGAAATGTGCCCAATGCCGGCAGATCGAGCACAACGCTGGTCTACAGCTCCGATCAGCGCGGATCTGGAGGCATTG GCAATAGCGTGTATCCGAAGCGGATTGGCTCCATCTCGGACATTGATCCCGCCAATGGCATTTATGGTTCGCTGAGCAGCGCCGAGCAGGCGCAGGCACAGAAGCAACATCAATTGTATCAGCAGATGCAAATGatgcagcaacaagagcagcagcagcaacaggtgCGTCAACAGCCATCCTACGAAGCGCTGCAGGACAAGCAATCACGTCAAAGCACTGCACTG CGCGTCTATCGCGCCATCTACGACTATGAGGCGCAGGATGTGGACGAGGTCAGCTTTCGTGAGGGCGATGTCATCTTCGAGGTGGAGTCCATCGACTCGGGCTGGATGACCGGACGCGTGGAGCGCACTGGCAAGACCGGCATGCTGCCTGCCAACTATGTGGAACAGGCGGTTATATAA
- the LOC117566359 gene encoding LIM and SH3 domain protein Lasp isoform X1: protein MNKTCARCQKVVYPIEELKCLDKTWHKTCFKCTECGMALNMKTYKGYNKMPYCEAHIPKAKATAIADTPELKRIAENTKIQSNVKYHADFEKAKGKFTQVADDPETLRIKQNTKHISNVAYHGDLEKKAAMEKQRGSAEVSDSSNESEYFSEQLAAEQFSQYAPTASPIPPATLQQQQQQQQHLQLQQQQQQYQQQQQQQHQHYVQQQQQTLPPPPIQHQQYNTAAITPTYQHQHHQQQQQQQQQQHRQQQQPQQQLQHDPYAHYQQPQALRQQQLLQQQQQQQHAIKQASSHLYPTATSQPQQQQQPPQQQQQPQAVNNYNQLRSAILHNSHHPSGNAVEQYDLQQQQQQLLQQQQQQPAAAIQQQHSHNSLLNNNASNGSIHSNNNNGGHAAHPASLSYPQQTRSQASVHSNNSHPSKHQLQQQQQQPSTGNLQQLYVASNYSTVTPSENALGNKLQASNGHLPVVVMNAQQQQQQQQSSNNIGKIADYDPLTDGPRNVPNAGRSSTTLVYSSDQRGSGGIGNSVYPKRIGSISDIDPANGIYGSLSSAEQAQAQKQHQLYQQMQMMQQQEQQQQQVRQQPSYEALQDKQSRQSTALRVYRAIYDYEAQDVDEVSFREGDVIFEVESIDSGWMTGRVERTGKTGMLPANYVEQAVI from the exons ACATGGCACAAAACGTGTTTCAAATGCACAGAATGCGGAATGGCGCTCAATATGAAAACCTACAAGGGCTACAATAAAATGCCATACTGTGAGGC GCACATACCCAAGGCcaaggcaacagcaattgcagaTACGCCCGAGCTGAAGCGCATAGCTGAAAATACGAAAATCCAATCGAATGTGAAATACCATGCGGATTTCGAGAAGGCCAAAGGCAAATTTACACAG GTGGCTGACGACCCGGAAACGTTGCGCATCAAGCAAAACACGAAGCACATATCGAATGTGGCATATCACGGCGATCTGGAGAAGAAGGCCGCCATGGAGAAGCAGCGTGGCTCTGCCGAGGTCTCCGACAGCAGCA acgaatCGGAATATTTCTCTGAGCAATTGGCAGCTGAACAGTTTTCGCAATATGCACCCACAGCCTCGCCAATACCGCCAGCAacactgcaacagcagcagcagcaacaacagcatcttcagctacagcaacaacagcagcagtaccaacaacaacaacagcaacaacaccaacactatgtgcaacagcagcaacagacgctgccaccgccacccATACAACACCAGCAATACAACACGGCGGCCATAACGCCCACAtatcaacaccaacaccaccaacaacaacaacagcagcaacaacaacaacacaggcaacagcagcaaccacaacaacagttgcagcacGATCCTTATGCACACTATCAGCAACCACAGGCGTtgcgtcagcagcagctgctgcaacaacaacaacagcagcaacatgccaTTAAACAAGCCTCCTCACATCTGTATCCCACAGCAACAtcgcagccacaacagcagcagcagcccccacagcagcagcaacagccgcagGCGGTTAACAACTACAATCAGCTGCGTTCGGCAATTTTGCACAATTCGCATCATCCCAGTGGCAATGCTGTTGAGCAGTACGatttgcaacagcagcaacagcaactgctgcagcagcagcaacagcaaccagcagcagcaatacagcaacaacactcgCACAACAGCTTATTGAACAACAACGCTAGCAACGGCAGCattcacagcaacaacaacaatggcggACACGCCGCACATCCGGCCAGCCTGAGCTATCCACAGCAGACACGCTCCCAAGCCAGCgtgcacagcaacaactcgcATCCCAGCAagcatcagctgcagcagcagcaacaacaaccaagcaCTGGCAATCTGCAACAGTTGTATGTGGCATCAAATTACAGTACGGTGACGCCATCGGAGAATGCGCTGGGCAACAAGTTGCAGGCGAGCAACGGACATCTGCCCGTGGTTGTGATGaacgcacagcagcaacaacagcagcagcagagcagcaacaacattggcaAAATTGCCGACTACGATCCGCTGACGGATGGGCCACGAAATGTGCCCAATGCCGGCAGATCGAGCACAACGCTGGTCTACAGCTCCGATCAGCGCGGATCTGGAGGCATTG GCAATAGCGTGTATCCGAAGCGGATTGGCTCCATCTCGGACATTGATCCCGCCAATGGCATTTATGGTTCGCTGAGCAGCGCCGAGCAGGCGCAGGCACAGAAGCAACATCAATTGTATCAGCAGATGCAAATGatgcagcaacaagagcagcagcagcaacaggtgCGTCAACAGCCATCCTACGAAGCGCTGCAGGACAAGCAATCACGTCAAAGCACTGCACTG CGCGTCTATCGCGCCATCTACGACTATGAGGCGCAGGATGTGGACGAGGTCAGCTTTCGTGAGGGCGATGTCATCTTCGAGGTGGAGTCCATCGACTCGGGCTGGATGACCGGACGCGTGGAGCGCACTGGCAAGACCGGCATGCTGCCTGCCAACTATGTGGAACAGGCGGTTATATAA
- the LOC117566359 gene encoding LIM and SH3 domain protein Lasp isoform X3, giving the protein MNKTCARCQKVVYPIEELKCLDKTWHKTCFKCTECGMALNMKTYKGYNKMPYCEAHIPKAKATAIADTPELKRIAENTKIQSNVKYHADFEKAKGKFTQVADDPETLRIKQNTKHISNVAYHGDLEKKAAMEKQRGSAEVSDSSTTSQPQQQQQPPQQQQQPQAVNNYNQLRSAILHNSHHPSGNAVEQYDLQQQQQQLLQQQQQQPAAAIQQQHSHNSLLNNNASNGSIHSNNNNGGHAAHPASLSYPQQTRSQASVHSNNSHPSKHQLQQQQQQPSTGNLQQLYVASNYSTVTPSENALGNKLQASNGHLPVVVMNAQQQQQQQQSSNNIGKIADYDPLTDGPRNVPNAGRSSTTLVYSSDQRGSGGIGNSVYPKRIGSISDIDPANGIYGSLSSAEQAQAQKQHQLYQQMQMMQQQEQQQQQVRQQPSYEALQDKQSRQSTALRVYRAIYDYEAQDVDEVSFREGDVIFEVESIDSGWMTGRVERTGKTGMLPANYVEQAVI; this is encoded by the exons ACATGGCACAAAACGTGTTTCAAATGCACAGAATGCGGAATGGCGCTCAATATGAAAACCTACAAGGGCTACAATAAAATGCCATACTGTGAGGC GCACATACCCAAGGCcaaggcaacagcaattgcagaTACGCCCGAGCTGAAGCGCATAGCTGAAAATACGAAAATCCAATCGAATGTGAAATACCATGCGGATTTCGAGAAGGCCAAAGGCAAATTTACACAG GTGGCTGACGACCCGGAAACGTTGCGCATCAAGCAAAACACGAAGCACATATCGAATGTGGCATATCACGGCGATCTGGAGAAGAAGGCCGCCATGGAGAAGCAGCGTGGCTCTGCCGAGGTCTCCGACAGCAGCA CAACAtcgcagccacaacagcagcagcagcccccacagcagcagcaacagccgcagGCGGTTAACAACTACAATCAGCTGCGTTCGGCAATTTTGCACAATTCGCATCATCCCAGTGGCAATGCTGTTGAGCAGTACGatttgcaacagcagcaacagcaactgctgcagcagcagcaacagcaaccagcagcagcaatacagcaacaacactcgCACAACAGCTTATTGAACAACAACGCTAGCAACGGCAGCattcacagcaacaacaacaatggcggACACGCCGCACATCCGGCCAGCCTGAGCTATCCACAGCAGACACGCTCCCAAGCCAGCgtgcacagcaacaactcgcATCCCAGCAagcatcagctgcagcagcagcaacaacaaccaagcaCTGGCAATCTGCAACAGTTGTATGTGGCATCAAATTACAGTACGGTGACGCCATCGGAGAATGCGCTGGGCAACAAGTTGCAGGCGAGCAACGGACATCTGCCCGTGGTTGTGATGaacgcacagcagcaacaacagcagcagcagagcagcaacaacattggcaAAATTGCCGACTACGATCCGCTGACGGATGGGCCACGAAATGTGCCCAATGCCGGCAGATCGAGCACAACGCTGGTCTACAGCTCCGATCAGCGCGGATCTGGAGGCATTG GCAATAGCGTGTATCCGAAGCGGATTGGCTCCATCTCGGACATTGATCCCGCCAATGGCATTTATGGTTCGCTGAGCAGCGCCGAGCAGGCGCAGGCACAGAAGCAACATCAATTGTATCAGCAGATGCAAATGatgcagcaacaagagcagcagcagcaacaggtgCGTCAACAGCCATCCTACGAAGCGCTGCAGGACAAGCAATCACGTCAAAGCACTGCACTG CGCGTCTATCGCGCCATCTACGACTATGAGGCGCAGGATGTGGACGAGGTCAGCTTTCGTGAGGGCGATGTCATCTTCGAGGTGGAGTCCATCGACTCGGGCTGGATGACCGGACGCGTGGAGCGCACTGGCAAGACCGGCATGCTGCCTGCCAACTATGTGGAACAGGCGGTTATATAA